The proteins below are encoded in one region of Chitinophagales bacterium:
- the guaB gene encoding IMP dehydrogenase, whose product MAANASKILLEGLTYDDVLLLPAFSSVLPREVDTATQLTRNIRINVPVLSAAMDTVTDWEMAIAMASQGGIGILHKNMSIERQAEAVRRVKRSESGLIIDPITLEADQTIGQAMHIMKEHKIGGIPIVNKEGFLVGILTNRDLRFEKNTKRKISEVMTKDRLVTAPEGMDLKKAEGILQDYKVEKLPVVDRKGKLKGLITYRDILKLKSHPNACKDKYGRLLAGAAVGVTADMLDRIAALIHTGVDVVCIDTAHGHSRGVLESVKKVKKQFKNLEVIAGNVATKEGAQALAEAGADAVKVGVGPGSICTTRIVTGAGVPQLSAIMEAAKGLKKYGVPIIADGGIRYTGDIVKAIAAGADSVMAGSLFAGVEESPGETIIFEGRKFKSYRGMGSVEAMQEGSKDRYFQDAEDDIKKLVPEGIVGRVPFKGTLAEVMVQCVGGLRAGMGYTGAPDIRALQQAAFVRISTAGIRESHVHDVVITNEAPNYSR is encoded by the coding sequence ATGGCGGCAAACGCTTCCAAAATTCTGTTAGAAGGGTTAACCTATGATGATGTGCTGCTGCTGCCGGCTTTTTCATCGGTCCTGCCGCGCGAAGTTGATACGGCCACACAACTTACCAGGAACATCCGGATCAATGTGCCGGTATTATCCGCAGCCATGGATACGGTAACCGATTGGGAAATGGCTATCGCCATGGCCAGCCAGGGCGGCATCGGCATACTGCATAAGAACATGAGTATTGAACGGCAGGCCGAAGCAGTGCGCCGCGTGAAAAGAAGTGAGAGCGGGCTGATTATTGATCCCATTACACTCGAAGCGGATCAGACCATCGGCCAGGCGATGCATATCATGAAGGAGCATAAGATCGGTGGTATTCCTATCGTGAACAAAGAAGGATTCCTGGTAGGCATCCTTACCAACCGTGATTTACGTTTCGAGAAAAACACGAAACGGAAAATTTCGGAAGTGATGACAAAAGACAGGCTGGTAACCGCGCCGGAAGGGATGGATCTGAAGAAAGCCGAAGGCATCCTGCAGGATTATAAAGTGGAGAAACTGCCCGTCGTTGACCGGAAAGGAAAACTCAAAGGCCTCATTACTTATCGCGACATACTGAAACTGAAGAGCCATCCCAATGCCTGCAAAGATAAATATGGCCGGTTGCTGGCAGGAGCAGCAGTGGGTGTTACGGCAGATATGCTCGACCGTATCGCCGCACTGATTCATACCGGCGTGGATGTGGTTTGTATCGATACCGCTCACGGCCATTCAAGGGGAGTGCTCGAATCGGTTAAAAAAGTGAAGAAGCAGTTTAAAAATTTGGAGGTGATTGCAGGTAATGTGGCTACCAAAGAAGGAGCTCAGGCATTGGCGGAAGCCGGCGCAGATGCAGTAAAGGTTGGCGTTGGTCCCGGCTCTATCTGCACCACACGTATTGTAACCGGAGCCGGTGTGCCGCAATTATCCGCCATCATGGAAGCCGCCAAAGGGCTGAAAAAATATGGCGTACCGATAATTGCAGACGGAGGCATCCGTTATACCGGCGATATCGTGAAGGCAATTGCTGCGGGCGCCGACAGTGTAATGGCCGGTTCTTTGTTTGCAGGCGTTGAAGAATCGCCGGGCGAAACAATCATTTTTGAAGGCCGCAAATTCAAATCCTATCGCGGAATGGGTTCTGTGGAAGCGATGCAGGAAGGTTCAAAAGACCGCTATTTCCAGGATGCGGAAGATGATATTAAAAAGCTTGTTCCGGAAGGCATCGTCGGACGGGTACCGTTTAAAGGCACGCTCGCAGAAGTAATGGTTCAATGTGTCGGAGGATTGCGGGCCGGCATGGGCTATACCGGAGCGCCTGATATCCGCGCCTTGCAGCAGGCAGCGTTTGTACGTATTTCCACGGCTGGCATCCGTGAAAGCCATGTGCACGACGTGGTGATTACGAATGAAGCACCCAACTATAGCCGGTAA
- a CDS encoding tetratricopeptide repeat protein, whose protein sequence is MERTRNTVPNIFLSYSWQNRTTADIIDQDFSNIGIIFLRDQRDAAYRSSLKEYMQRIGKSDFVVILISDEFLKSEYCMYEMTELLNTHEFEKRILPVALENAGAVFHPKTRTVYYDYWKEELATAEKLLHDYLNTDYMLQKKKIETICLQLDDFFSKLTDLRILRFEELRQQHYKPLLDIIGFDKELLIDELIAINLINEEEEQDIALDNFLEKHPKNENALFIKAVLATKMKWYHKAKSLYEKVIAVNPEMPNVYNNLALLYHHYLPEEGNSQSFATARRLYETEIAHRPLYDAAHYNLAVLLEKKTGDAEGAKREYLQAIAINPQYVKAHFNLANLLSLPPFSDYDGAKAHYEKAIAADPLHAGAHHNLALLLKTHFKQYGQARIHFEKAIEANPALAVAHYQLAGLYLFNNLQLTEAKAHYLRATQLDASLIRKEMDTLFEISR, encoded by the coding sequence ATGGAGCGTACCCGGAATACTGTACCCAATATTTTTCTCTCCTACAGCTGGCAAAACCGCACCACTGCCGACATCATAGATCAGGACTTCAGCAATATCGGCATCATCTTCCTGCGCGATCAGCGTGATGCTGCCTACCGCAGCAGCCTGAAAGAATACATGCAACGTATCGGTAAGAGTGACTTCGTAGTCATACTTATCAGCGATGAGTTTCTTAAGAGCGAATACTGCATGTATGAAATGACGGAATTGCTCAACACCCATGAATTCGAAAAAAGAATCCTGCCGGTTGCATTGGAAAATGCGGGTGCCGTTTTCCATCCTAAAACAAGAACGGTTTATTATGACTACTGGAAAGAAGAGCTGGCCACAGCTGAAAAACTGCTCCACGATTATCTGAATACGGATTATATGCTGCAGAAGAAAAAGATCGAAACGATCTGCCTCCAACTCGATGATTTTTTTTCAAAGCTGACAGACTTACGCATTCTCCGTTTTGAAGAACTGCGGCAGCAGCATTACAAACCCTTACTGGATATTATCGGTTTTGATAAAGAGCTGCTGATTGACGAACTCATCGCAATCAATCTTATCAATGAGGAAGAAGAACAGGATATAGCACTCGATAATTTCCTTGAAAAACATCCGAAAAATGAAAATGCCTTGTTCATCAAAGCTGTGCTGGCAACAAAAATGAAGTGGTATCACAAAGCGAAGTCGCTTTATGAAAAAGTGATAGCGGTTAATCCTGAAATGCCTAACGTGTACAATAACTTGGCTTTGCTGTATCATCATTACCTGCCGGAGGAAGGTAACAGCCAATCGTTTGCTACGGCCCGCAGGCTTTACGAAACGGAAATTGCTCATCGTCCGTTGTACGATGCGGCGCATTATAACCTCGCTGTGCTGCTTGAAAAAAAAACGGGCGATGCGGAAGGAGCAAAAAGAGAATACCTGCAGGCGATTGCCATAAATCCGCAGTATGTGAAGGCGCACTTTAATCTCGCCAACCTGCTGTCATTACCGCCGTTCAGTGATTATGATGGAGCAAAGGCACACTATGAAAAAGCGATCGCGGCAGATCCGCTGCATGCAGGTGCCCATCATAACCTTGCGCTATTATTGAAAACGCATTTTAAACAATACGGGCAGGCGCGCATTCATTTCGAAAAAGCAATTGAAGCCAACCCTGCTCTTGCTGTGGCACATTATCAACTGGCCGGGTTATACCTGTTTAACAATTTGCAGTTAACGGAAGCCAAAGCGCATTACCTGCGTGCAACACAACTTGATGCTTCGCTGATCAGGAAGGAAATGGATACCCTTTTTGAAATAAGCAGATGA
- a CDS encoding WG repeat-containing protein gives MKKIIIVSLLLCLSGLGFAQQLETFEENGKYGMKESGTGRVIMAPKYDEIYVFSEGLAIVSLEELYGFIDKTGKEVIPLQYTEATSFSEGLASVSNGTAWGYIDKTGKTVLPFEYDEANQFVEGVAFVAKQGNYGAIDKTGKVVIPLIYDSGISFSQGLAVVEKEGYTGLIDLHGNFVVPLKYMEIDDFTQGLAAVNKDNKWGFINRQGTEVIKPEYDYAFAYSEGLAGVMIAGKGGYIDLQGNIVIPLIYDKLGSFMGGYSMVEMDGRQFYIDTRGRCVEHDGVPCAK, from the coding sequence ATGAAGAAAATAATAATTGTTTCCCTGTTGCTTTGTCTCAGCGGCCTTGGTTTTGCCCAGCAATTGGAAACATTCGAAGAAAACGGCAAGTACGGCATGAAAGAATCGGGCACCGGCAGGGTAATCATGGCACCAAAATATGATGAGATCTATGTTTTCTCCGAAGGCCTTGCTATCGTCAGCCTCGAAGAATTGTATGGTTTTATAGATAAAACAGGCAAAGAGGTAATTCCGCTGCAGTACACGGAAGCCACTTCGTTTTCAGAAGGACTGGCAAGTGTTTCCAACGGAACAGCCTGGGGTTACATTGATAAGACCGGCAAAACCGTATTGCCTTTTGAATATGATGAAGCGAATCAGTTTGTGGAAGGCGTTGCTTTTGTTGCCAAACAGGGAAACTATGGTGCTATAGATAAAACAGGCAAAGTGGTGATTCCCCTGATCTATGACTCCGGCATTTCATTTTCACAGGGACTGGCCGTGGTGGAGAAAGAAGGCTATACCGGCCTTATCGACCTGCATGGCAATTTTGTGGTGCCCCTGAAATACATGGAGATCGACGATTTTACACAGGGCCTGGCAGCGGTAAACAAGGATAACAAGTGGGGATTTATTAACCGGCAGGGAACCGAAGTTATCAAACCTGAGTATGATTACGCATTTGCTTATTCAGAAGGCCTGGCAGGCGTGATGATTGCAGGCAAAGGCGGTTATATTGATCTGCAGGGTAATATCGTCATCCCGCTCATCTATGATAAGTTGGGAAGTTTCATGGGAGGATATTCCATGGTGGAAATGGATGGCAGGCAATTTTATATTGATACGAGAGGCAGATGTGTAGAGCATGATGGTGTGCCCTGTGCCAAATGA
- a CDS encoding aryl-sulfate sulfotransferase: MNKLLSLLFCMACLQAQAQTVGLFYNLPGAESGYVLFAPGQSDTTYLIDKCGKKIHQWASSLHPGLTVNLEEDGTLLRCNNVNNGQFPAGGSGGNIEKLGWDSEVLWSYDIADINQCQHHDAIQLPNGNIMAIVWESHTKTDAQANGRVTMGSKMWSEKIIEIQPVGTDSGVIVWQWRAWDHLVQDADSLKPNYGVVADHPELLNINMGELNVSTADWLHFNSLDYNAALDQVMVSSHEVCEVYIIDHSTTMEEAASHSGGNSGRGGDLLYRWGNPQNYGRGTAADQKFFEQHNLRWISADGQVMVFNNGVGRPGNDYSTVETFTLPAMIDNNYPIEPDSAFKPTAQDWIYTANPPLSLFSIVQGGAQRLPNGNTLICSGTEGEFTEIDAAGTLLWKYVNPVDKTHILSQGETPFLNDCFRAMYYPSYYPGLAGKILTPGAPIEVNPDTYDCDNFPTAVVTAEVMQDEISVYPDPFINTFSIHLPATLQDGSLQVHDIMGRPLYEAKNISFTAHTDPVITLTGQHKGMLIVTVRDKEGSCFFQTTVIAQ, encoded by the coding sequence ATGAATAAGTTGTTGTCATTGCTTTTTTGCATGGCTTGCCTGCAGGCGCAGGCGCAAACCGTCGGCTTGTTTTACAATCTCCCCGGCGCCGAGAGTGGATATGTATTGTTTGCACCCGGGCAAAGCGACACCACTTACCTGATTGATAAATGCGGAAAAAAAATTCATCAGTGGGCAAGCTCGCTCCATCCCGGGCTCACAGTAAACCTCGAGGAAGATGGCACCTTGCTGCGATGCAATAATGTGAACAACGGTCAGTTTCCTGCAGGCGGTTCAGGCGGCAACATCGAAAAGCTCGGCTGGGACAGTGAAGTGCTTTGGTCGTATGATATTGCCGACATCAATCAATGCCAGCATCATGATGCTATTCAACTGCCGAATGGAAATATCATGGCTATTGTATGGGAAAGCCACACCAAAACAGATGCGCAGGCTAATGGCCGTGTGACGATGGGCAGCAAAATGTGGTCAGAAAAAATCATCGAGATTCAGCCTGTCGGAACCGATTCGGGTGTCATCGTTTGGCAATGGCGCGCATGGGATCACCTCGTGCAGGATGCAGACTCCCTGAAGCCAAACTATGGTGTCGTGGCTGACCATCCTGAATTGCTGAATATCAATATGGGTGAACTGAATGTGAGCACGGCCGACTGGCTGCATTTTAACAGCCTCGACTACAATGCAGCGCTTGACCAGGTGATGGTAAGCAGTCATGAAGTGTGTGAAGTCTATATCATCGATCACAGCACCACTATGGAAGAAGCCGCCTCCCACTCCGGTGGTAATTCCGGCAGAGGCGGCGATCTCCTGTACCGATGGGGCAATCCGCAGAACTACGGAAGAGGAACAGCAGCTGATCAGAAATTTTTCGAACAACACAACCTCCGCTGGATCTCTGCAGACGGACAGGTAATGGTATTTAACAACGGTGTCGGCAGGCCGGGCAATGATTATTCAACCGTCGAAACATTCACCTTGCCGGCGATGATAGATAATAATTATCCCATTGAACCGGATTCCGCCTTCAAGCCAACGGCGCAGGACTGGATATACACTGCAAATCCGCCGTTGTCATTATTCTCCATTGTGCAGGGCGGAGCGCAACGTTTGCCCAATGGCAATACGCTCATCTGCAGTGGCACCGAAGGAGAGTTTACAGAGATCGATGCAGCCGGCACGCTCCTATGGAAATATGTAAACCCCGTTGATAAAACACATATACTTTCACAGGGCGAAACACCTTTTCTCAACGATTGCTTCCGCGCCATGTATTATCCATCCTATTATCCCGGACTGGCCGGAAAAATTCTGACTCCCGGCGCTCCAATAGAAGTAAATCCTGATACTTATGACTGTGATAATTTTCCGACTGCAGTGGTAACCGCTGAAGTGATGCAGGATGAAATAAGCGTTTATCCGGATCCTTTCATCAATACTTTCAGCATTCACCTGCCTGCAACGCTGCAGGATGGTTCACTGCAGGTGCATGATATCATGGGCAGGCCTTTATACGAAGCAAAGAATATCAGCTTTACGGCGCATACAGATCCTGTGATCACTTTAACGGGTCAGCATAAAGGCATGCTGATCGTTACCGTCCGTGATAAGGAAGGCAGTTGCTTTTTTCAAACGACAGTTATTGCACAGTAG